One Loxodonta africana isolate mLoxAfr1 chromosome 4, mLoxAfr1.hap2, whole genome shotgun sequence genomic region harbors:
- the MYL6 gene encoding myosin light polypeptide 6 isoform X2 encodes MCDFTEDQTAEFKEAFQLFDRTGDGKILYSQCGDVMRALGQNPTNAEVLKVLGNPKSDEMNVKVLDFEHFLPMLQTVAKNKDQGTYEDYVEGLRVFDKEGNGTVMGAEIRHVLVTLGEKMTEEEVEMLVAGHEDSNGCINYEAFVRHILSG; translated from the exons ATG TGTGACTTCACTGAGGACCAGACCGCAG AGTTTAAGGAGGCCTTCCAGCTGTTTGACCGAACGGGTGATGGCAAGATCCTGTACAGCCAGTGTGGGGACGTGATGAGGGCCCTGGGCCAGAACCCCACCAACGCCGAGGTGCTCAAGGTCCTGGGGAACCCCAAAAGTGATG AGATGAATGTGAAGGTGCTGGATTTTGAGCACTTCCTGCCCATGCTGCAGACTGTGGCCAAGAACAAGGACCAGGGCACATATGAAGACTATGTCGAAGGCCTTCGGGTGTTTGACAAGGAAGGGAATGGCACTGTTATGGGTGCTGAAATCCGGCATGTCCTTGTCACACTGG GTGAGAAGATGACAGAAGAAGAAGTAGAGATGCTGGTGGCAGGGCATGAGGACAGCAATGGTTGTATCAACTATGAAG CGTTTGTGAGGCATATCCTGTCGGGGTGA
- the MYL6B gene encoding myosin light chain 6B, whose product MPPKKDVPVKKPAGPSPPKPAAKPASEAPPAKAKAEPAASPAPEKPQEPPIDLSKVVIEFNKDQLEEFKEAFELFDRVGDGKILYSQCGDVIRALGHNPTNAEVLRILGNPKSDELKSRRVDFETFLPMLQTAAKKRDQGSSYQDYLEGLRVLDKEGNGKVMGAELRQVLTTLGEKLTEEEVEAILAGHEDINGCINYEAFLKHILSV is encoded by the exons ATGCCTCCCAAGAAGGATGTTCCCGTGAAGAAACCAGCAGGGCCTTCTCCCCCAAAGCCTGCTGCCAAGCCAGCATCAGAGGCCCCTCCAGCCAAGGCCAAGGCTGAGCCAGCTGCCTCCCCGGCCCCTGAAAAACCCCAGGAGCCCCCCATCGATCTCTCCAAAGTGGTG atcGAGTTTAACAAGGACCAGCTGGAGG AGTTCAAGGAGGCCTTCGAGCTGTTTGACCGAGTTGGTGATGGTAAGATCCTGTACAGCCAGTGTGGGGACGTGATAAGGGCCCTGGGCCACAACCCCACCAACGCCGAGGTGCTCAGGATCCTGGGAAACCCCAAAAGTGATG AGCTGAAGTCCCGGCGTGTAGACTTTGAGACTTTCCTGCCCATGCTCCAGACAGCGGCCAAGAAACGGGACCAAGGCTCTTCTTACCAGGACTATTTGGAGGGGCTTCGGGTGTTGGACAAGGAGGGGAATGGCAAAGTCATGGGAGCAGAGCTCAGACAGGTCCTCACCACCCTGG GAGAGAAGCTGACTGAGGAGGAGGTGGAGGCTATTCTGGCAGGACACGAGGACATCAATGGCTGCATCAACTATGAGG CCTTCCTGAAGCACATCCTAAGCGTCTGA
- the MYL6 gene encoding myosin light polypeptide 6 isoform X1 — protein MCDFTEDQTAEFKEAFQLFDRTGDGKILYSQCGDVMRALGQNPTNAEVLKVLGNPKSDEMNVKVLDFEHFLPMLQTVAKNKDQGTYEDYVEGLRVFDKEGNGTVMGAEIRHVLVTLGEKMTEEEVEMLVAGHEDSNGCINYEELVRMVLNG, from the exons ATG TGTGACTTCACTGAGGACCAGACCGCAG AGTTTAAGGAGGCCTTCCAGCTGTTTGACCGAACGGGTGATGGCAAGATCCTGTACAGCCAGTGTGGGGACGTGATGAGGGCCCTGGGCCAGAACCCCACCAACGCCGAGGTGCTCAAGGTCCTGGGGAACCCCAAAAGTGATG AGATGAATGTGAAGGTGCTGGATTTTGAGCACTTCCTGCCCATGCTGCAGACTGTGGCCAAGAACAAGGACCAGGGCACATATGAAGACTATGTCGAAGGCCTTCGGGTGTTTGACAAGGAAGGGAATGGCACTGTTATGGGTGCTGAAATCCGGCATGTCCTTGTCACACTGG GTGAGAAGATGACAGAAGAAGAAGTAGAGATGCTGGTGGCAGGGCATGAGGACAGCAATGGTTGTATCAACTATGAAG AGCTCGTCCGTATGGTGCTGAATGGCTGA